From Garra rufa chromosome 19, GarRuf1.0, whole genome shotgun sequence, the proteins below share one genomic window:
- the znf346 gene encoding zinc finger protein 346, whose protein sequence is MAQQEPNGDFPYLPSGAAEVNRMIKEHSDLFSDSQCKVCSAVLISESQKLAHYQSKKHASKVRRYMSIHGNEEPIAKRFKPSGDTSNADEGDKYKACSVCNMTFSSPVVAQSHYQGKVHTKNLRLKTFGQQTPALPQPKAQGKKDEGLPEGGQGPGKRDPNRFCSICQASFNNPLMAQQHYSGKKHKKHLTKQKLMETYGPSSAPASTLKGYPCTVCNIELNSVEQYQAHISGSKHKNHGRPKKGPNTFSGPPENYQPDFQYPPNQEAAEDGGDWDSFNESYE, encoded by the exons ATGGCGCAGCAAGAGCCGAATGGAGATTTTCCATATTTACCTTCAGGGGCGGCCGAGG TGAACCGAATGATAAAGGAGCACAGTGACTTGTTCTCCGATTCTCAGTGTAAAGTGTGTAGCGCTGTCTTAATCTCAGAATCCCAGAAACTTGCACATTACCAG AGCAAAAAACATGCGAGCAAAGTGCGCCGGTACATGAGCATTCATGGTAATGAGGAGCCCATCGCAAAGCGGTTCAAGCCTTCAGGTGAT ACAAGTAATGCAGATGAAGGGGACAAATACAAAGCTTGCAGTGTCTGCAACATGACATTCTCTTCCCCGGTAGTGGCACAGTCTCATTACCAGGGCAAAGTTCACACCAAGAACCTTCGCTTGAAGACCTTTGGTCAGCAAACTCCTG CATTACCTCAGCCCAAAGCGCAGGGGAAGAAGGATGAAGGGTTACCTGAAGGTGGGCAGGGGCCAGGAAAGCGGGACCCCAACCGCTTCTGCTCCATCTGCCAGGCCTCCTTCAACAATCCTCTCATGGCTCAGCAGCACTACAGTGGCAAGAAACATAAAAAACACCTGACTAAACAGAAGCTGATGGAGACTTATGGACCGTCCTCTGCACCAG CCTCCACACTGAAGGGCTACCCATGTACTGTGTGCAATATTGAGCTAAACTCCGTGGAGCAGTACCAGGCCCACATCAGCGGCTCCAAACACAAAAACCA TGGCAGACCCAAGAAGGGGCCAAATACATTTTCCGGCCCCCCTGAGAACTACCAGCCCGATTTCCAGTATCCACCCAACCAGGAAGCAGCAGAGGACGGAGGGGACTGGGACAGCTTCAACGAGAGCTATGAGTGA